In a single window of the Candidatus Methylomirabilota bacterium genome:
- a CDS encoding glycosyltransferase family 2 protein, with protein MSGAEPLSWYVLTYNSERHLDAVLTSVRELVDDLVIVDSGSHDATRDIAARHGARFTVRQLDSFSTQRAFALDLCRHPWVLCLDSDELADAELVHGLERLKRNGFRLEQTRPDAFRVRRRWFFLNREVHAFYPIKSPDYPIRLLRKDRGGFGSGSRPVHESPKGFASVARMPGSIAHYSCDSVDDLYAKLDRYTALAARDLRARGVTAGWLEIYLRAVAAFVKWYVAKGGWRDGSLGWVLGRYAFDYTYRKYLKLRHDAPATVLRGQG; from the coding sequence GTGAGCGGCGCGGAACCCCTGTCCTGGTACGTCCTGACCTACAACAGCGAGCGCCATCTCGACGCGGTCCTGACCTCCGTCCGCGAGCTCGTCGACGACCTGGTCATCGTGGACTCGGGGAGTCACGACGCGACGCGGGACATCGCGGCCCGGCACGGCGCCCGCTTCACGGTGCGGCAGCTCGACAGCTTCTCCACCCAGCGAGCCTTCGCCCTCGATCTGTGCCGGCATCCCTGGGTCCTGTGCCTGGACTCGGACGAGCTGGCGGACGCCGAGCTGGTGCACGGGCTCGAGCGCCTCAAGCGGAATGGCTTCCGGCTGGAGCAGACGCGCCCCGATGCCTTCCGTGTCCGCCGGCGCTGGTTCTTCCTGAACCGTGAGGTGCACGCGTTCTATCCCATCAAGAGCCCGGACTATCCGATCCGGCTGTTGCGGAAGGATCGTGGCGGCTTCGGGAGCGGGAGCCGCCCGGTCCACGAGAGCCCCAAGGGGTTCGCGTCGGTGGCCCGGATGCCGGGCTCCATCGCCCACTATTCCTGCGACTCGGTCGACGACCTGTACGCCAAGCTCGATCGGTACACCGCCCTGGCCGCCCGCGACCTCCGGGCGCGAGGGGTGACGGCGGGCTGGCTCGAGATCTATCTCCGGGCGGTGGCGGCCTTCGTGAAGTGGTACGTCGCGAAGGGCGGGTGGCGGGATGGGTCGCTGGGGTGGGTTCTCGGCCGGTACGCCTTCGACTACACGTACCGGAAATACCTGAAGCTCCGGCACGACGCGCCCGCCACCGTCCTCCGCGGACAGGGCTGA
- a CDS encoding DUF126 domain-containing protein — translation MTAVLCAPPGFGPDVAGELVLSRDTFSIRYDMDRETGVVSRPGHALEGRSLAGKIVYFPAVQGGVAAGWAFLALARRGVAPAGLLFGRTNPVMVQGLVLAGIPVMHRVAPDPFTVLATGDRVRMSPGRGVVERLA, via the coding sequence GTGACGGCCGTCCTCTGCGCCCCGCCCGGCTTCGGACCCGACGTCGCCGGAGAGCTCGTGCTCTCCCGCGACACCTTCAGCATCCGCTACGACATGGACCGGGAAACGGGTGTGGTCTCGCGGCCGGGCCACGCCCTGGAAGGGCGCTCGCTGGCCGGCAAGATCGTCTACTTCCCGGCGGTCCAGGGCGGGGTGGCGGCGGGCTGGGCGTTCCTTGCCCTGGCCCGGCGCGGAGTGGCGCCGGCCGGCCTGCTCTTCGGGCGCACCAACCCGGTGATGGTCCAGGGACTCGTCCTGGCCGGCATCCCGGTGATGCACCGGGTGGCGCCCGACCCCTTCACGGTGCTGGCCACCGGGGATCGCGTGCGCATGTCGCCGGGCCGCGGTGTCGTCGAGCGCCTGGCCTGA
- a CDS encoding aconitase X catalytic domain-containing protein, translating into MRLTERERRMRDGGLGEAVRAAIEQQIAVGEFFGAERFVSVRNVHMMGDMEVMDEAGFAFIEGLVKQGARFAVPVTTNARCVDFERAAAVRQRPELVAAEGRLCANLRALGALQVDTCINYQTVYQPQFGEHLAWGDTGTVVWANSVAGARTNYEAGPAAVGAGLTGVTPAYGYHLDAQRGGSLQFEVRCEPRDYADWGALGGIVGRRTLDYWKVPVVTGLRASPSGDELKHFGAALASYGSCAMYHMVGVTPEARDRAEAFRGKPPEATHVVGDVELDAFYRSYPEDRAEIDVVVFSGPQLSVFELAEIAERLAGRAVHSNTALIVTTNFQNREAAARLGYVRAIEEAGGHVLAGVCWYIMEPGRMAAAFGWKNVLTNSAKVANIIGGYRLHPILRSTAVCVEAAVTGRLPAEGRMR; encoded by the coding sequence GTGCGGCTGACCGAGCGCGAACGGCGGATGCGGGACGGCGGGCTGGGCGAGGCGGTGCGCGCCGCCATCGAGCAGCAGATCGCCGTGGGCGAGTTCTTCGGCGCGGAGCGCTTCGTCTCCGTCCGGAACGTTCACATGATGGGCGACATGGAAGTCATGGACGAGGCCGGGTTCGCCTTCATCGAGGGCCTCGTCAAGCAGGGCGCCCGCTTCGCGGTGCCGGTGACGACCAACGCGCGCTGCGTCGACTTCGAGCGCGCCGCGGCGGTGCGCCAGCGCCCGGAGCTGGTGGCGGCCGAGGGGCGGCTCTGCGCGAACCTGCGCGCGCTCGGCGCTCTCCAGGTGGACACCTGCATCAACTACCAGACCGTCTACCAGCCTCAGTTCGGTGAGCATCTGGCCTGGGGCGACACCGGCACGGTGGTGTGGGCCAACTCGGTCGCCGGGGCGCGCACCAACTACGAAGCCGGCCCGGCCGCGGTGGGCGCCGGCCTCACCGGCGTCACCCCGGCCTACGGCTACCATCTGGACGCCCAGCGCGGAGGGAGCCTCCAGTTCGAGGTCCGCTGCGAGCCGCGGGATTACGCGGACTGGGGCGCGCTCGGCGGGATCGTGGGCCGGCGCACGCTCGACTACTGGAAGGTCCCGGTCGTGACGGGACTGCGGGCGAGCCCGAGCGGCGACGAGCTCAAGCACTTCGGCGCCGCGCTCGCTTCCTACGGGTCGTGCGCGATGTATCACATGGTGGGCGTGACGCCGGAGGCCCGCGACCGGGCGGAGGCCTTCCGGGGCAAGCCGCCCGAGGCGACTCACGTCGTGGGCGACGTCGAGCTCGACGCCTTCTACCGGAGCTATCCCGAGGACCGCGCCGAGATCGACGTGGTCGTGTTTTCCGGACCCCAGCTGTCGGTGTTCGAGCTCGCGGAGATCGCCGAGCGGTTGGCCGGCCGCGCGGTTCACTCCAACACGGCCCTCATCGTCACCACCAACTTCCAGAATCGCGAGGCGGCGGCGCGTCTCGGCTACGTCCGGGCGATCGAGGAAGCCGGCGGTCACGTCCTGGCCGGGGTGTGCTGGTACATCATGGAGCCCGGGCGGATGGCGGCGGCCTTCGGATGGAAGAACGTCCTGACCAACTCCGCCAAGGTCGCCAACATCATCGGCGGCTACCGGCTCCACCCCATCTTGAGATCGACCGCCGTCTGCGTGGAGGCGGCGGTGACCGGGCGCCTGCCGGCCGAAGGGCGGATGCGGTGA
- a CDS encoding M20 family metallopeptidase, with the protein MDPPTLLDEARQAFDDTVRLRRRIHRHPEVGLHLPGTQQAVLEALAGLRLDARPGERLSSVVAVLDGASPGPTILLRADMDALPILESTGLAFASEVDGVMHACGHDAHVAMLLGAARLLATHRDQLAGRVLFAFQPGEEGYAGAKLMIEEGLLERDGTPTAAFALHVSPTDPPGEISTRPGPLMASGSGLEIVVRGRGGHASEPHDCLDPIPIACEIVQALQAYVTRRVNVFDPAVVTITRIEAGTTGNAIPGAASLLGTIRTVSEDTRTRLFDGVRRLAEGIALAHGAEAEVRLRTGYPVLVNDVEVTDIVAEVARHLLGPDRVKILPAPVMPSEDFSYILQRVPGAMVFLGARPDREAPAAPVHSSLMILDEAAMIAGSALHAAVALRFLDPDRARR; encoded by the coding sequence ATGGATCCCCCGACGTTGCTCGACGAAGCTCGGCAAGCGTTCGACGACACGGTCCGCCTGCGCCGCCGCATCCACCGCCATCCCGAGGTCGGCCTGCACCTGCCGGGCACGCAGCAGGCAGTGCTCGAGGCGCTGGCCGGGCTGCGCCTCGACGCGCGCCCCGGCGAGCGACTCTCGTCGGTCGTGGCAGTCCTCGACGGCGCCTCCCCGGGGCCCACGATCCTGTTGCGAGCCGACATGGATGCGCTCCCGATCCTCGAGTCCACCGGCCTCGCGTTCGCGTCGGAGGTCGACGGCGTCATGCACGCCTGCGGTCACGACGCTCATGTGGCCATGCTCCTGGGTGCGGCCCGGCTGCTCGCCACCCATCGCGATCAATTGGCCGGGCGCGTGCTCTTCGCGTTCCAGCCGGGCGAGGAAGGCTACGCGGGCGCCAAGTTGATGATCGAGGAAGGCCTGCTGGAGCGGGATGGCACCCCGACCGCGGCGTTCGCGCTCCATGTCTCCCCCACCGACCCGCCGGGCGAGATCTCCACGCGGCCCGGACCGCTGATGGCCTCCGGAAGCGGACTCGAGATCGTCGTGCGCGGTCGTGGGGGGCACGCCTCCGAGCCCCACGATTGCCTCGACCCCATCCCGATCGCCTGCGAAATCGTCCAGGCACTGCAGGCCTATGTCACCCGGCGGGTCAACGTGTTCGACCCCGCCGTCGTCACGATCACCCGGATCGAGGCGGGCACGACGGGGAACGCGATCCCCGGGGCCGCCAGCCTGCTCGGCACGATCCGCACCGTCTCGGAGGACACCCGGACCCGGCTCTTCGATGGGGTGCGTCGCCTGGCCGAGGGCATCGCCCTCGCCCACGGGGCCGAGGCGGAGGTCAGGCTGCGCACAGGATATCCGGTCCTCGTCAACGACGTCGAGGTGACCGACATCGTGGCCGAGGTCGCCCGTCATCTGCTGGGGCCCGACCGGGTCAAGATCTTGCCGGCTCCGGTGATGCCGAGCGAAGACTTTTCGTACATCCTCCAGCGCGTCCCCGGCGCGATGGTCTTCCTGGGGGCGCGGCCCGATCGAGAGGCGCCCGCGGCTCCCGTTCACTCCAGCCTCATGATCCTCGATGAAGCCGCGATGATCGCGGGGAGCGCCCTTCACGCGGCCGTGGCGCTCCGGTTCCTCGATCCGGACCGGGCAAGGCGCTGA
- a CDS encoding DUF3175 domain-containing protein, translating into MTRAKRTKRKAAGRSWVQRVRETSNAMDLPAGIFKRSPRGIARALKASVLKSRRTKGTKFQSAMSMLNLYINRTGRNLSGQDRRRLEAARDELRKVFGREPRQRSTRAA; encoded by the coding sequence GTGACACGAGCCAAGCGGACGAAGCGGAAGGCGGCCGGCCGGAGCTGGGTCCAGCGAGTGCGGGAGACCTCGAACGCGATGGATCTTCCGGCCGGGATCTTCAAACGGTCGCCCCGGGGGATCGCGCGGGCGTTGAAGGCCTCGGTTCTCAAGAGCCGCCGCACCAAGGGCACGAAGTTCCAATCCGCCATGTCCATGCTGAACCTGTACATCAATCGCACCGGCCGGAACCTCTCCGGCCAGGACCGCCGGCGGCTCGAGGCGGCGAGGGACGAGCTGCGAAAGGTCTTCGGCCGGGAGCCCCGCCAGCGCTCGACGCGCGCGGCGTAG
- a CDS encoding response regulator codes for MFARALILHAGPGRRRFRLRPDQATHRRRETKPSAQPSPARRPLKALTLLVVEDNADSRELLRRMLTSLGARVLLAEHGRQALDVLEQTRPHAILLDLMMPVMDGFTFVQRMRLNPSWAHIPVIALTALSADRDYARTWTEGFAGHLAKPIAEADLVAALQRILHGHRRPPSPPPEGPRPPRPGLGS; via the coding sequence ATGTTCGCGCGCGCCCTGATCCTCCACGCCGGCCCCGGCCGGCGTCGGTTCCGACTCCGCCCGGATCAGGCGACGCATCGGCGTCGCGAAACCAAGCCAAGCGCGCAGCCGAGCCCGGCGCGGCGGCCCCTCAAGGCGCTCACCCTCCTGGTCGTCGAGGACAACGCCGACAGCCGCGAGCTCCTGCGACGCATGCTGACCAGCCTCGGCGCGCGGGTCCTTCTCGCCGAGCACGGCCGGCAGGCGCTCGATGTCCTCGAGCAGACGCGTCCCCACGCGATCCTCCTCGACCTCATGATGCCCGTCATGGACGGCTTCACGTTTGTCCAGCGGATGCGGCTCAACCCGAGCTGGGCGCACATTCCCGTCATCGCCCTCACCGCGCTCTCGGCCGATCGCGACTACGCCCGCACGTGGACGGAAGGGTTCGCAGGCCACCTGGCCAAGCCCATCGCGGAGGCCGACCTCGTGGCCGCGCTCCAGCGGATCCTGCACGGTCACCGGCGGCCGCCGAGCCCGCCTCCTGAGGGGCCGCGGCCACCCCGGCCCGGACTCGGCTCGTGA
- a CDS encoding FAD-linked oxidase C-terminal domain-containing protein — MNPPGPANGKAGSDLERELRKVVAGEVRFDDYSRLLYATDASMYQVEPIGVVLPRSAADVHAVLELANRYNVPVLPRGGGTSLAGQAVNHAVVLDFSKFMSRVLEVNREELWCRVQPGLVQDELNAHVRPLGLLFGPDTSTSNRATLGGMSGNNSAGSHSIAYGKTIDHVLELRCLLADGSEVVLRDLAPAELEAKCRADGLEGSIYREVRRLTAQHAEEIRARYPKILRRVSGYNLDEFVPKNGTPRPFGLQRLAVGSEGTLVVVVELKVRLVPKPKHTALDVIHYASLEEALESSQDILTTGPYAVELTDKLILDLARQNIEQRQRMGFVQGDPQAIMLVEYAADSEAEVRAKVEALEALRARKRIGYAAHLAFEPAAQQSIWKLRKAGLGLLLGLKGDKKPIAFVEDTAVDPVKLPAFIARFRQILARHDAAAGYYGHCSVGCLHIRPLINLKDAAEIRKTQAIADEITALVLEFGGALSGEHGDGRARSPFNERLYGPRLYDAFRQVKRAFDPKGLLNPGNIVDAPPMTEHLRYGPAYRTWEPETLLDFSAQGGFAAAVEMCNGIGVCRKKLEGTMCPSYMATLDEEHSTRGRANALRAVLSGKVPAADFTGRRLYEVLDLCLECKACKAECPANVDMAKLKYEFLAHYYRRHGLPLRNRLFGHIHGLARAGSALAPVSNWVARSLPARWLLERLAGIDRRRPLPAFARTPFTTWFARHRPEKTGERGAVVLFPDTFNTYQTPGVAIAATRFLEASGYRVVLPDRRCCGRPMISKGLLAGARDLAAYNVGRLAGFARQGLPIVGLEPSCLLTLRDEYVDLLRSADARLVAGQSLLLEEFLQREWASGRKPAFADASANGRAAVLHGHCHQKALVGTAPTVAVLKAAGYAVTEVDAGCCGMAGSFGFEAEHYDLSLAIAGRRLVPAVKAAGTEAFVCAPGISCRQQIEHTTGRQAQHPAELLWEAVARPGR; from the coding sequence ATGAACCCTCCCGGCCCGGCGAACGGCAAGGCGGGAAGCGACCTCGAGCGCGAGCTCCGGAAGGTCGTCGCCGGCGAGGTCCGCTTCGACGACTACTCCCGCCTGCTGTACGCGACCGACGCGTCGATGTATCAGGTCGAACCGATCGGGGTGGTACTGCCCCGGTCGGCCGCCGACGTCCACGCGGTCCTCGAGCTCGCCAACCGCTACAACGTCCCGGTGCTCCCGCGCGGGGGCGGGACGAGCCTGGCCGGGCAGGCGGTCAACCACGCGGTCGTCCTCGATTTCTCGAAGTTCATGAGCCGTGTCCTCGAGGTGAATCGGGAGGAGCTCTGGTGCCGCGTCCAGCCGGGGCTCGTCCAGGACGAGCTGAACGCCCACGTCCGCCCCCTGGGGCTCCTGTTCGGCCCCGACACCTCGACCTCGAACCGGGCCACCCTCGGCGGGATGAGCGGCAACAACTCGGCCGGCTCTCACTCGATTGCCTACGGGAAGACCATCGACCACGTGCTCGAGCTCCGCTGCCTGCTGGCCGACGGCTCCGAGGTGGTGCTGCGCGACCTCGCCCCGGCCGAGCTCGAGGCGAAGTGCCGCGCCGACGGGCTCGAGGGGTCGATCTACCGCGAGGTTCGGCGGCTCACGGCCCAGCACGCGGAGGAGATCCGGGCGCGCTACCCGAAGATCCTCCGTCGCGTCTCCGGCTACAATCTCGACGAATTCGTGCCGAAGAACGGGACGCCTCGGCCGTTCGGCCTCCAGCGGCTCGCGGTCGGCTCGGAAGGGACGCTGGTCGTGGTGGTCGAGCTCAAGGTGCGGCTCGTCCCCAAGCCGAAGCACACCGCGCTCGACGTCATCCATTACGCGAGCCTGGAGGAGGCTCTGGAGTCGTCCCAGGACATCCTGACGACGGGCCCCTACGCGGTCGAGCTCACCGACAAGCTCATCCTCGATCTTGCCCGTCAGAACATCGAGCAGCGGCAGCGGATGGGTTTCGTCCAGGGTGACCCCCAGGCGATCATGCTCGTCGAGTACGCGGCGGACAGCGAAGCAGAGGTCCGGGCGAAGGTCGAGGCTCTGGAGGCGCTGCGGGCGCGGAAGCGGATCGGGTACGCCGCCCACCTCGCCTTCGAGCCGGCTGCCCAGCAGTCGATCTGGAAGCTTCGGAAGGCGGGCCTCGGGCTCCTCCTCGGGCTCAAGGGCGACAAGAAGCCGATCGCCTTCGTCGAGGACACCGCGGTCGACCCGGTCAAGCTGCCGGCCTTCATCGCGCGCTTCCGGCAGATCCTGGCCCGTCACGACGCCGCCGCCGGCTACTACGGGCACTGCTCCGTCGGCTGCCTGCACATTCGTCCGCTCATCAACCTGAAGGACGCGGCCGAGATCCGGAAGACGCAGGCGATCGCCGACGAGATCACGGCGCTCGTCCTCGAGTTCGGCGGCGCGCTCTCGGGAGAGCACGGGGACGGGCGCGCCCGCAGCCCCTTCAACGAGCGGCTCTACGGCCCCCGGCTCTACGACGCCTTCCGCCAGGTGAAGCGGGCCTTCGACCCCAAGGGCCTCCTGAACCCGGGCAACATCGTCGACGCCCCGCCCATGACGGAGCACCTCCGTTACGGCCCGGCCTACCGGACCTGGGAGCCCGAGACGCTCCTCGACTTCTCGGCCCAGGGCGGCTTCGCGGCCGCCGTCGAGATGTGCAATGGCATCGGGGTCTGCCGCAAGAAGCTCGAAGGGACCATGTGCCCCTCGTACATGGCGACGCTCGACGAGGAGCACTCCACTCGGGGTCGGGCCAACGCCCTTCGGGCCGTGCTCTCCGGGAAAGTGCCGGCCGCCGACTTCACCGGCCGGCGGCTCTACGAGGTGCTGGACCTCTGCCTCGAGTGCAAGGCGTGCAAGGCCGAGTGCCCCGCCAACGTCGACATGGCGAAGCTCAAGTACGAATTCCTCGCGCACTATTACCGCCGGCACGGCCTTCCGCTCCGGAACCGCCTCTTCGGGCACATCCACGGCCTCGCTCGCGCCGGGTCGGCCCTGGCCCCGGTGTCGAACTGGGTCGCGCGCTCGCTCCCCGCCCGCTGGCTGCTGGAGCGCCTGGCCGGCATCGACCGGCGGCGGCCGCTGCCGGCGTTCGCCCGGACGCCGTTCACCACGTGGTTCGCCCGCCACCGACCCGAGAAGACGGGGGAGCGGGGCGCCGTGGTCCTCTTTCCCGACACCTTCAATACCTACCAGACCCCGGGCGTGGCGATCGCCGCCACGCGGTTCCTGGAGGCGAGCGGGTACCGCGTCGTCCTCCCGGACCGGCGCTGCTGCGGGCGTCCGATGATCTCCAAGGGCCTGCTGGCCGGCGCGCGGGATCTCGCCGCCTACAACGTCGGGCGGCTCGCCGGATTCGCGCGCCAGGGGCTCCCGATCGTCGGCCTGGAGCCATCGTGCCTCCTGACCCTCCGCGACGAGTACGTGGATCTCCTCCGGTCGGCCGACGCGCGGCTGGTCGCCGGGCAGAGCCTCCTGCTCGAGGAGTTCCTCCAGCGGGAGTGGGCTTCCGGGCGGAAGCCCGCGTTCGCCGACGCGAGCGCCAATGGCCGGGCCGCGGTGCTCCATGGCCACTGCCACCAGAAGGCGCTCGTCGGCACCGCCCCCACCGTGGCCGTGCTGAAGGCGGCGGGATACGCGGTGACCGAAGTGGATGCCGGCTGCTGCGGCATGGCGGGCTCGTTCGGGTTCGAGGCCGAGCACTACGATCTGTCGCTCGCGATCGCCGGGCGGCGGCTCGTGCCGGCGGTCAAGGCGGCAGGGACCGAGGCCTTCGTGTGCGCTCCCGGGATTTCCTGCCGGCAGCAGATCGAGCACACGACGGGGCGTCAGGCGCAGCACCCGGCCGAGCTCCTCTGGGAGGCTGTCGCGCGGCCGGGCCGATAG